In one window of Arachis ipaensis cultivar K30076 chromosome B06, Araip1.1, whole genome shotgun sequence DNA:
- the LOC107648269 gene encoding protein CENTRORADIALIS-like (The sequence of the model RefSeq protein was modified relative to this genomic sequence to represent the inferred CDS: added 23 bases not found in genome assembly): MARIMSSEPLIVGRVVGDVLDPFNASIRMSVSYGNRQVYNGHEFFPSTVTFKPKVEIGGTELRPFFTLVMTDPDVPGPSDPYLREHLHWIVTDIPGTTDATFGKELVSYEMPKPNIGIHRYVFVLFKQKRRQCVTTIPSCRDHFNTRTFAADNDLGLPVAAVYFNAQRETAARRR; this comes from the exons ATGGCAAGAATAATGTCATCAGAGCCTTTAATTGTAGGGAGAGTGGTAGGAGATGTTCTTGATCCATTCAATGCAAGCATAAGGATGAGTGTTAGTTATGGGAACAGGCAAGTGTACAATGGCCATGAGTTCTTCCCCTCCACAGTCACCTTCAAGCCCAAGGTTGAGATAGGTGGAACTGAATTGAGGCCCTTCTTTACACTG GTCATGACTGATCCGGATGTTCCTGGCCCTAGTGATCCTTATCTCAGAGAGCACTTGCATTG GATAGTGACAGACATTCCAGGCACAACAGATGCCACATTTG ATGCCAAAGCCTAACATTGGGATCCATAGGTATGTTTTTGTGCTCTTCAAGCAAAAACGAAGGCAGTGTGTTACCACCATTCCTTCTTGCAGGGATCACTTCAACACCCGCACTTTCGCCGCCGACAACGACCTCGGCCTCCCTGTCGCTGCCGTCTACTTCAATGCTCAGAGGGAAACCGCTGCCAGGAGgcgttaa